Proteins from one Oscillatoria nigro-viridis PCC 7112 genomic window:
- a CDS encoding RNA-guided endonuclease InsQ/TnpB family protein, translated as MLVFEFKAYGKKQQFDAVDEAIRTVQFIRNKALRFWMENEKVDKYALNKYSAVLAKEFPFCDDLNSMARQSSSERAWSAISRFYDNCKKKVPGKKGFPQFQKHNRSVEYKTTGWRLADDRKSITFTDKKGIGKLKLKGTRDLHFYQRSQIKRVRLVRRADGYYVQLCVQVDRSEEIEVTGKTIGLDVGLKEFYTDSHGVAVDNPRFLRQGERRLKKAQRRVSKRVKGSQNRKKARAILGKRHLKISRQRKDFAVKLARCVIQSNDCVVYEDLRIKNMVKNHCLAKSINDASWYMFRIWLEYFGKVFGRITIAVPANGTSQECSSCGTIVKKSLSTRTHACRCGLVLDRDWNAAKNILSRGLSTTGHIGTWILDPNACGELTATDVEVILHRQVDSANQESPRL; from the coding sequence ATGTTAGTTTTTGAGTTCAAGGCATACGGGAAAAAACAGCAATTTGACGCTGTAGACGAAGCAATTAGAACAGTGCAGTTCATCCGAAACAAAGCACTGCGATTTTGGATGGAAAACGAAAAAGTTGATAAATACGCATTGAACAAGTATAGCGCTGTTTTAGCTAAGGAATTTCCGTTTTGCGATGACTTGAACAGCATGGCTCGACAATCTAGCTCAGAAAGAGCGTGGTCGGCAATCTCCCGATTCTACGACAACTGTAAAAAGAAAGTCCCAGGAAAAAAAGGATTCCCGCAATTCCAGAAACACAACCGCTCCGTCGAATACAAGACTACGGGCTGGCGTCTGGCAGACGACCGGAAATCAATCACTTTTACCGATAAAAAAGGAATCGGAAAGCTCAAGTTAAAAGGAACCCGCGACTTGCATTTCTACCAGCGCAGTCAAATCAAACGAGTACGCTTGGTAAGGCGAGCAGATGGATATTACGTGCAGCTTTGCGTGCAAGTTGACCGTTCTGAAGAAATTGAAGTTACCGGAAAGACCATCGGATTAGACGTGGGACTCAAAGAGTTCTACACGGATTCTCATGGCGTTGCAGTTGATAACCCGCGTTTCCTCCGCCAGGGAGAACGCAGGTTGAAAAAAGCCCAAAGACGAGTTTCAAAACGAGTTAAGGGTTCGCAAAACAGAAAAAAAGCTAGAGCAATTCTAGGAAAGCGCCACCTCAAAATAAGTAGACAGCGTAAAGATTTTGCCGTGAAGTTGGCAAGATGCGTCATCCAGTCTAACGACTGTGTAGTCTACGAAGATTTGAGGATTAAAAATATGGTGAAGAATCACTGTCTGGCAAAATCGATTAACGACGCTTCTTGGTATATGTTCCGAATTTGGCTGGAATATTTTGGCAAAGTATTCGGAAGAATTACGATTGCTGTGCCAGCTAACGGAACAAGTCAAGAATGCTCTAGTTGCGGAACAATTGTTAAGAAAAGTCTCTCAACGCGAACCCACGCTTGTCGGTGCGGGCTTGTCCTTGACAGAGATTGGAACGCCGCTAAAAACATCCTGAGTCGGGGGTTGAGTACGACGGGGCACATCGGAACTTGGATCTTAGATCCGAACGCTTGTGGAGAATTGACCGCTACCGATGTTGAAGTAATTCTGCATCGGCAAGTCGATTCTGCGAATCAAGAATCTCCTCGGCTTTAG
- a CDS encoding cyclic nucleotide-binding domain-containing protein: MSKVLVILSELSDRDIDWMLANGTRTQVLPGTTLIAEGKPLDALYIVLEGTLSVAVSSLGDKEIGKIISGEVLGEMSFVDGRLPSASVTAIEECLILSIPRRLLTEKLEQDVLFSLRFYRAITKFLSSRLRGTVKRFGDESDCLIYQEPDDEGAIRENVENPDLAKSRFQWLLERLKGS; this comes from the coding sequence ATGAGCAAAGTTCTAGTCATATTAAGCGAATTGAGCGATCGCGACATCGATTGGATGCTCGCCAACGGCACCCGCACCCAAGTCCTCCCCGGCACAACCCTGATCGCCGAAGGTAAGCCCTTAGACGCCCTGTACATAGTTCTGGAGGGAACTTTGAGCGTTGCTGTATCATCTTTGGGCGACAAAGAAATTGGAAAAATTATTTCCGGGGAAGTTTTGGGCGAAATGTCTTTTGTAGACGGGAGGCTTCCTTCTGCTAGCGTCACGGCAATTGAAGAGTGCCTCATCCTCTCAATTCCCCGGCGACTGCTAACTGAAAAACTCGAGCAAGACGTGCTTTTTTCCCTGCGGTTTTATCGGGCGATTACCAAATTTCTGTCGTCGAGACTGCGCGGTACAGTCAAACGCTTCGGCGATGAGAGTGATTGTTTAATATATCAAGAACCCGACGACGAGGGCGCTATCCGGGAAAATGTGGAAAATCCCGATTTGGCTAAATCGAGATTTCAATGGCTGTTGGAGCGTTTGAAGGGGAGTTGA
- a CDS encoding type II toxin-antitoxin system PemK/MazF family toxin — protein MRRGEIWLVALEPTVGAEIGKTRPVVIVSDETVGILLLEVIVPITDWKERYTERNWMVRLEPSGENGLTKVSAADAFQVRSVSQQRFVRQLGTLSETIMEEIAEALTIVLDLD, from the coding sequence ATGCGTAGAGGTGAAATCTGGCTGGTTGCGCTTGAACCTACTGTGGGCGCCGAAATCGGCAAAACCCGTCCGGTAGTAATTGTCAGCGATGAAACGGTGGGAATTTTGCTGCTTGAAGTTATTGTTCCCATCACTGACTGGAAAGAGCGATACACCGAGAGAAATTGGATGGTTCGACTAGAACCAAGCGGCGAAAATGGCTTGACTAAAGTCTCCGCCGCCGACGCTTTTCAAGTCCGTTCCGTTTCCCAACAAAGATTTGTCCGGCAACTCGGAACCTTGTCCGAGACAATTATGGAAGAAATTGCAGAAGCACTGACAATTGTTCTGGATCTAGATTGA
- a CDS encoding YheT family hydrolase codes for MTIPYTPPWLLNNGLLMTLYTALRASRRWEKTIADPEPPYREHIFTGACGVPIFGWVAIPENPRYTIVGTYGITGDLDNQWFLRLLGRKAYARGCAVVLFDWRAHGKTAQLSPTLTSDGLYEGEDFVRIAAAAKEMGCPAPFWFTGYSLGGQLALWAVKSAQTIADWGPDLGIEESELAGAAVICPSLDSNRSLSYLVKDEWGKFLEKAIARELKKLAKNIAASHPGAIDPAAIARANSIWGFDHELVIGPLGFSSVEEYYDASSALHILPHLKKPTFILYAADDPMFDPVLVSELQAISANNPALELVLTAYGGHVGHISSKRCQHQFADRDRWWAWNRILQWFDALSVD; via the coding sequence ATGACCATTCCCTATACTCCACCTTGGCTGCTGAACAACGGCCTATTAATGACGTTGTACACCGCATTAAGGGCTAGTCGCCGCTGGGAAAAGACGATCGCTGACCCAGAGCCCCCTTACCGAGAACACATCTTTACTGGTGCCTGTGGAGTCCCGATTTTCGGCTGGGTTGCCATCCCCGAAAATCCCCGATATACCATTGTCGGGACTTACGGCATTACTGGCGATCTGGATAATCAATGGTTTCTCAGGCTACTAGGCCGTAAAGCCTATGCCCGAGGCTGTGCAGTGGTATTATTTGACTGGCGAGCTCACGGCAAAACAGCCCAACTCTCTCCCACCCTGACTTCTGATGGCCTATACGAAGGCGAAGATTTCGTTCGGATTGCTGCGGCTGCTAAAGAAATGGGATGTCCCGCCCCTTTTTGGTTCACGGGTTATTCCCTGGGCGGACAATTAGCGTTGTGGGCGGTAAAATCAGCTCAGACGATCGCAGATTGGGGGCCGGACTTAGGGATCGAAGAGTCAGAACTAGCAGGCGCGGCGGTGATTTGCCCCAGCTTGGACTCGAACCGTTCTCTGTCTTATCTAGTTAAAGATGAGTGGGGGAAATTTTTAGAAAAGGCGATCGCGCGAGAGTTAAAAAAACTAGCAAAAAACATCGCCGCATCACATCCGGGGGCGATCGATCCTGCCGCTATTGCACGCGCCAACAGCATTTGGGGCTTTGACCATGAACTGGTAATTGGCCCGTTAGGTTTCTCCTCTGTGGAAGAATACTATGACGCTAGCAGCGCTCTACACATTTTGCCTCACCTCAAAAAACCCACTTTCATCCTCTATGCAGCAGACGATCCGATGTTTGACCCGGTGCTTGTCTCTGAGTTGCAAGCCATTAGCGCGAACAATCCAGCCTTAGAATTAGTGCTGACAGCCTACGGCGGTCATGTTGGGCATATCAGTAGTAAACGCTGTCAGCATCAATTTGCCGATCGCGATCGGTGGTGGGCATGGAATCGGATTTTACAGTGGTTCGATGCCTTGAGTGTTGATTGA